In a single window of the Elaeis guineensis isolate ETL-2024a chromosome 8, EG11, whole genome shotgun sequence genome:
- the LOC105049821 gene encoding uncharacterized protein isoform X2 — MPFAGSKRMGDKSTKASEVPSRKPLKFTPKVPTHKTAKPAITVMKPLNEAENIVDKELLQRLKLSHKGLGRKSAKSPRKLEPMHINRGESTCARSFGVSPGSIDGRKHQDPSIDGSKHQDSSNIVTPLAKNKYVQPWKKDSYYPVTLPLRRSDDIDPEVLDEEEFGEASASSTQDETCIKPAEELGLLEESEKPQMLFFQLPASLPFEKLPALGGRGKEIAGQKSALEKGCGLQELPAGFMGKMMVYKSGIVKMKLGDTLFDVSPGVNCIFPQDVAAINTKEKHCCILGNIDRRVVVTPDLDSLLDGITN; from the exons ATGCCATTTGCAG GAAGTAAACGAATGGGAGATAAATCAACTAAAGCTTCTGAAGTCCCTTCTAGAAAG CCATTGAAGTTCACACCAAAAGTTCCAACCCATAAAACAGCAAAGCCTGCAATTACCGTCAT GAAACCACTGAATGAAGCAGAAAATATTGTTGACAAGGAGCTGCTGCAGAGATTGAAG CTGTCTCATAAAGGTTTAGGAAGGAAATCTGCCAAGTCTCCGAGAAAGT TGGAGCCAATGCACATCAATCGAGGTGAATCAACATGTGCAAGGTCATTTGGTGTTTCTCCTGGCAGTATTGATGGAAGGAAACATCAAGATCCCAGTATTGATGGAAGCAAACATCAAG ATAGCAGCAATATAGTCACCCCATTAGCGAAGAACAAATATGTTCAGCCATGG AAAAAGGACTCGTATTATCCAGTCACTCTTCCTTTGAGGAGGTCAGATGACATAGATCCAG AAGTTCTTGATGAAGAGGAATTCGGGGAGGCTTCTGCAAGTTCAACTCAAGATGAGACCTGTATTAAGCCAGCTGAAGAGCTTGGTCTGCTG GAGGAAAGTGAGAAACCACAGATGCTCTTTTTCCAGCTACCTGCATCTTTGCCATTTGAAAAGCTGCCCGCTCTTGGTGGGAGGGGGAAAGAGATTGCAGGACAGAAGAGTGCCTTGGAGAAGGGATGTGGTTTGCAAGAGCTGCCTGCAGGATTCATGGGGAAAATGATGGTGTATAAGAGTGGCATTGTTAAGATGAAGCTGGGAGACACCCTTTTCGAT GTTTCTCCTGGGGTGAACTGCATCTTTCCTCAGGATGTTGCAGCAATAAATACCAAAGAGAAGCACTGTTGCATTCTTGGGAACATTGATAGGCGTGTCGTAGTAACCCCAGATCTGGATTCCCTCTTGGATGGTATAACGAATTAA
- the LOC105049821 gene encoding uncharacterized protein isoform X1: MPFAGHLLFGSKRMGDKSTKASEVPSRKPLKFTPKVPTHKTAKPAITVMKPLNEAENIVDKELLQRLKLSHKGLGRKSAKSPRKLEPMHINRGESTCARSFGVSPGSIDGRKHQDPSIDGSKHQDSSNIVTPLAKNKYVQPWKKDSYYPVTLPLRRSDDIDPEVLDEEEFGEASASSTQDETCIKPAEELGLLEESEKPQMLFFQLPASLPFEKLPALGGRGKEIAGQKSALEKGCGLQELPAGFMGKMMVYKSGIVKMKLGDTLFDVSPGVNCIFPQDVAAINTKEKHCCILGNIDRRVVVTPDLDSLLDGITN, encoded by the exons ATGCCATTTGCAGGTCATCTACTTTTCG GAAGTAAACGAATGGGAGATAAATCAACTAAAGCTTCTGAAGTCCCTTCTAGAAAG CCATTGAAGTTCACACCAAAAGTTCCAACCCATAAAACAGCAAAGCCTGCAATTACCGTCAT GAAACCACTGAATGAAGCAGAAAATATTGTTGACAAGGAGCTGCTGCAGAGATTGAAG CTGTCTCATAAAGGTTTAGGAAGGAAATCTGCCAAGTCTCCGAGAAAGT TGGAGCCAATGCACATCAATCGAGGTGAATCAACATGTGCAAGGTCATTTGGTGTTTCTCCTGGCAGTATTGATGGAAGGAAACATCAAGATCCCAGTATTGATGGAAGCAAACATCAAG ATAGCAGCAATATAGTCACCCCATTAGCGAAGAACAAATATGTTCAGCCATGG AAAAAGGACTCGTATTATCCAGTCACTCTTCCTTTGAGGAGGTCAGATGACATAGATCCAG AAGTTCTTGATGAAGAGGAATTCGGGGAGGCTTCTGCAAGTTCAACTCAAGATGAGACCTGTATTAAGCCAGCTGAAGAGCTTGGTCTGCTG GAGGAAAGTGAGAAACCACAGATGCTCTTTTTCCAGCTACCTGCATCTTTGCCATTTGAAAAGCTGCCCGCTCTTGGTGGGAGGGGGAAAGAGATTGCAGGACAGAAGAGTGCCTTGGAGAAGGGATGTGGTTTGCAAGAGCTGCCTGCAGGATTCATGGGGAAAATGATGGTGTATAAGAGTGGCATTGTTAAGATGAAGCTGGGAGACACCCTTTTCGAT GTTTCTCCTGGGGTGAACTGCATCTTTCCTCAGGATGTTGCAGCAATAAATACCAAAGAGAAGCACTGTTGCATTCTTGGGAACATTGATAGGCGTGTCGTAGTAACCCCAGATCTGGATTCCCTCTTGGATGGTATAACGAATTAA
- the LOC105049821 gene encoding uncharacterized protein isoform X3 translates to MGDKSTKASEVPSRKPLKFTPKVPTHKTAKPAITVMKPLNEAENIVDKELLQRLKLSHKGLGRKSAKSPRKLEPMHINRGESTCARSFGVSPGSIDGRKHQDPSIDGSKHQDSSNIVTPLAKNKYVQPWKKDSYYPVTLPLRRSDDIDPEVLDEEEFGEASASSTQDETCIKPAEELGLLEESEKPQMLFFQLPASLPFEKLPALGGRGKEIAGQKSALEKGCGLQELPAGFMGKMMVYKSGIVKMKLGDTLFDVSPGVNCIFPQDVAAINTKEKHCCILGNIDRRVVVTPDLDSLLDGITN, encoded by the exons ATGGGAGATAAATCAACTAAAGCTTCTGAAGTCCCTTCTAGAAAG CCATTGAAGTTCACACCAAAAGTTCCAACCCATAAAACAGCAAAGCCTGCAATTACCGTCAT GAAACCACTGAATGAAGCAGAAAATATTGTTGACAAGGAGCTGCTGCAGAGATTGAAG CTGTCTCATAAAGGTTTAGGAAGGAAATCTGCCAAGTCTCCGAGAAAGT TGGAGCCAATGCACATCAATCGAGGTGAATCAACATGTGCAAGGTCATTTGGTGTTTCTCCTGGCAGTATTGATGGAAGGAAACATCAAGATCCCAGTATTGATGGAAGCAAACATCAAG ATAGCAGCAATATAGTCACCCCATTAGCGAAGAACAAATATGTTCAGCCATGG AAAAAGGACTCGTATTATCCAGTCACTCTTCCTTTGAGGAGGTCAGATGACATAGATCCAG AAGTTCTTGATGAAGAGGAATTCGGGGAGGCTTCTGCAAGTTCAACTCAAGATGAGACCTGTATTAAGCCAGCTGAAGAGCTTGGTCTGCTG GAGGAAAGTGAGAAACCACAGATGCTCTTTTTCCAGCTACCTGCATCTTTGCCATTTGAAAAGCTGCCCGCTCTTGGTGGGAGGGGGAAAGAGATTGCAGGACAGAAGAGTGCCTTGGAGAAGGGATGTGGTTTGCAAGAGCTGCCTGCAGGATTCATGGGGAAAATGATGGTGTATAAGAGTGGCATTGTTAAGATGAAGCTGGGAGACACCCTTTTCGAT GTTTCTCCTGGGGTGAACTGCATCTTTCCTCAGGATGTTGCAGCAATAAATACCAAAGAGAAGCACTGTTGCATTCTTGGGAACATTGATAGGCGTGTCGTAGTAACCCCAGATCTGGATTCCCTCTTGGATGGTATAACGAATTAA